From the bacterium genome, one window contains:
- a CDS encoding MCE family protein, with product MNKKRGRLTSDTIVGLFVLIAFVGLQLITSVIGGFWAGNNYNLNVTFESVSGLEVGAPVLVAGVRQGRVTGIEYRPLAKPTTQVQKKGETAHTGRAPRSGDVIVTLRLPDEVTVYDNGKFRLVQQGFLGDKRVEIDPGSSQGGRQLTDGNYITGEAAFDMERVFVKADAVVTDLQATVSSFKDFITDDATIAQIRETLDNLNQSVDKAYDYLERNEENVAASIENFRDVSNNLRKFSVRANELAAEGGRIDTMTADAEETVATIKKQVAQLTEQANVTIESINRTVNNVDQRSATLTDNAVSFMGDTKTDFAELSESLNETTKNLDAVITKIRRGEGTVGRLITDPEPFENLKESTKALSDFLVGREQRFYDTTVPYEDLPIAPASAPAQP from the coding sequence ATGAACAAGAAACGTGGACGGCTGACTTCCGATACGATCGTTGGACTCTTTGTCCTGATCGCATTCGTGGGACTGCAATTAATCACGTCGGTCATCGGCGGATTCTGGGCGGGAAACAACTACAATCTGAACGTGACGTTCGAAAGTGTCAGCGGCCTGGAAGTTGGCGCGCCCGTCCTTGTTGCGGGCGTGCGTCAAGGGCGCGTCACAGGCATTGAATACCGTCCGCTCGCAAAGCCCACAACGCAGGTTCAGAAGAAAGGCGAGACGGCGCACACCGGCCGCGCGCCGCGTTCCGGCGATGTGATCGTGACCCTTCGTTTGCCGGATGAGGTCACTGTGTACGACAACGGCAAGTTCCGTCTCGTTCAGCAGGGCTTTCTTGGCGACAAGCGCGTCGAGATCGACCCCGGCTCGTCACAGGGCGGCCGGCAACTTACCGATGGAAATTACATCACGGGAGAAGCGGCGTTCGACATGGAGCGCGTCTTCGTGAAAGCCGATGCCGTCGTTACAGACTTGCAGGCAACCGTTTCCAGCTTTAAGGACTTCATCACAGACGATGCAACGATTGCGCAGATTCGCGAGACGCTCGACAACCTGAACCAGTCGGTTGACAAAGCCTACGATTATCTGGAGCGCAACGAGGAGAACGTGGCGGCTTCGATCGAGAACTTCCGCGACGTTTCGAACAACTTGCGCAAGTTCTCCGTGCGCGCGAATGAACTCGCTGCCGAGGGTGGTCGCATCGACACGATGACTGCCGATGCGGAAGAAACGGTCGCGACGATCAAGAAGCAGGTCGCCCAGTTGACCGAGCAGGCGAACGTCACCATCGAGTCGATCAATCGCACGGTCAATAATGTCGATCAGCGCAGCGCGACCCTGACCGACAACGCCGTGTCATTCATGGGCGACACAAAGACAGACTTTGCGGAACTGAGCGAGAGCCTGAATGAGACGACGAAGAACCTGGACGCGGTGATCACGAAGATTCGTCGCGGCGAAGGCACTGTCGGTCGATTGATCACGGATCCCGAGCCGTTCGAGAATTTGAAGGAGTCGACGAAGGCCCTTTCCGACTTCCTCGTCGGGCGTGAGCAGCGCTTCTACGATACGACCGTTCCCTACGAAGACCTTCCAATCGCTCCGGCATCCGCGCCGGCCCAGCCCTGA
- a CDS encoding ATP-binding cassette domain-containing protein, with the protein MIQLDNVHKAFGPKLIYRGLDLDVEEGETHVIIGRSGEGKSVLLKHICGLIGPDNGRVIVDGREISIWDKESIHHVRERVTMVFQMGALFDSLTVRQNVGFALDQRKKRSTAEIDRLCQELLEEVNLPDTGHLLPAELSGGMRKRVGLARGLAAEPKIILYDEPTTGLDPVTSEVINELIVRTNHRHGMTAIVVTHDMKSAYKIADRISMLYEGRIIFTGTPEEIRRTSDPVVQQFICGEARGPITQTESEDVQRLSTAMVDRSLLVRRLKSKDHE; encoded by the coding sequence ATGATCCAGTTGGACAATGTGCACAAGGCATTCGGCCCCAAGCTCATCTACCGAGGGTTGGACCTCGACGTAGAAGAGGGGGAAACACATGTCATTATCGGGCGGTCGGGAGAGGGCAAGTCGGTCTTGCTCAAGCATATCTGTGGGCTGATCGGGCCAGACAACGGCCGGGTGATTGTGGACGGGCGCGAGATCAGCATCTGGGACAAGGAATCGATCCATCACGTGCGCGAGCGCGTCACGATGGTCTTCCAGATGGGCGCGCTGTTCGACTCGCTGACCGTGCGCCAGAATGTGGGCTTTGCGCTCGATCAAAGGAAGAAGCGTTCGACGGCCGAGATCGATCGCCTGTGCCAGGAGCTCCTGGAAGAGGTCAACCTGCCGGACACTGGACACCTGCTGCCGGCAGAGTTGAGCGGCGGCATGCGCAAGCGCGTCGGTCTGGCTCGCGGTCTGGCCGCCGAGCCCAAGATCATCCTGTACGACGAACCGACCACTGGTCTCGATCCGGTGACCAGCGAGGTTATCAACGAATTGATCGTTCGAACGAACCATCGCCACGGTATGACGGCGATCGTCGTGACGCACGATATGAAGAGCGCATACAAAATCGCAGACCGGATCAGCATGCTTTACGAAGGACGAATCATCTTTACCGGGACGCCGGAAGAAATCCGGCGGACGTCTGATCCGGTGGTGCAGCAGTTTATTTGCGGCGAAGCCCGCGGACCGATCACACAGACCGAGTCGGAGGACGTCCAGAGACTGTCCACCGCGATGGTCGATCGTTCGCTTCTGGTTCGCCGCTTGAAGTCAAAGGATCACGAATAA
- the mtnN gene encoding 5'-methylthioadenosine/S-adenosylhomocysteine nucleosidase — protein MRYLTQWQLARYLKVEPQSIGQRRAFVALLFLILLAPFAFAQQRVGVICTFAEQKTRIVSTMETPTDSVVAGRGVTAGRIGDLEVAVVVSPMGMVNNAISAQALVDTFEPDALVSIGMAGGLQLTPGDTFYASRVVQHDKGTIEVYGQVWSPIPSDPRVEFGWMADGIAEVLDGAEVTSGTLVSGSQFIKSAKKRDALVKKFDALAVDMQGSALAALAGQNGLPILILRTISDRADSGARASFQTFAEQGGADEVDLLLQLLQVWQFKE, from the coding sequence ATGAGATATTTGACGCAATGGCAACTCGCGAGATACCTCAAAGTCGAGCCGCAATCAATCGGACAAAGGAGGGCGTTCGTCGCCCTCCTTTTCCTCATTCTCCTGGCTCCCTTTGCCTTCGCCCAGCAGCGCGTTGGCGTTATCTGTACGTTCGCTGAACAGAAGACGCGCATTGTCTCGACGATGGAGACGCCGACTGATTCGGTTGTCGCCGGACGCGGGGTGACGGCCGGGCGCATTGGCGACCTGGAGGTCGCTGTCGTCGTGTCGCCGATGGGGATGGTGAACAACGCGATCTCGGCCCAGGCGCTGGTGGACACGTTCGAACCGGATGCCCTAGTTTCCATCGGCATGGCCGGTGGGCTGCAACTTACCCCTGGCGACACCTTCTACGCTTCCCGCGTCGTTCAGCACGATAAGGGCACCATCGAGGTCTACGGCCAGGTCTGGTCGCCGATCCCCTCGGACCCGCGCGTCGAGTTTGGCTGGATGGCGGACGGGATCGCGGAGGTCCTCGACGGAGCGGAGGTGACCAGCGGGACGCTCGTCAGCGGTAGCCAGTTCATCAAGTCGGCAAAGAAGCGCGATGCCCTCGTGAAGAAGTTTGACGCGTTGGCGGTCGACATGCAGGGCTCGGCACTGGCCGCCCTGGCTGGGCAAAACGGACTGCCGATCCTGATCCTCCGCACGATCAGCGACCGGGCCGATTCCGGCGCCCGAGCCAGTTTCCAGACATTCGCCGAGCAAGGCGGCGCAGACGAGGTCGACCTTCTTCTCCAACTTCTGCAAGTCTGGCAGTTCAAAGAGTAG